CGTAACGCATATTATTCCCATTAATCTGGCTCATTTCTTGTTTTATATGAGGTACACTTGCAGATTGAGAATAACCAACGTTTTTCCCATGGTATCCTTCATGTTTACTATGCAGGAGATTAAAACGCTCATGTGCGAGATTATTGGTCAAGATAGGAGATGGCGCATAGTCGGGTGTAGCCCTTTTAGCACCGCATGTTTTAGATGCGTCTGCAAACAGTTGTCCGTCGACTGGAAGTAAACGTTCCGAATGGATGTCGCGCGttatgttgttattattgttCTGCTGCACCTCTCTTAGTGCTACTTTTTTGGCTGCGAAAACCGGCTGTTTGTGAAATGCGGTTGTGCCGGGTACATTAGTCCCGAGATCAGTTGTGTTAATCTCAGAGTTGATCATTTCGAGATCTTCGTAAACAAAATATCCACCAAAGTGTTTAACTGACCTAGTGACAATATTAATTTCATCAATAAAATGGCAATTTAGAATTTTAGACacaataattttatttttttactatcaTGTCTGGTTAAGACTAGAAAGTCAACAACATCAAACTGTTTTTTTCTTTCGTTAGAACTAAGAAATCGCTATGCACTACTGAAACAGACTTAGAAATTATCCCAAACAATGCATACATACTGTAACTGTAAAATTTAACATCAAACGCAATGTCGATTTATAAAATCAAGCTACCAACGGTAATCAGTTACTAACCCTATCTAACTCTGGGTTTAAAAAGCGCGCCTGAGGTGGCCTAAGGGACAACCCTATCACCTCAGCCTACACAAACAAGAAGCGCAGCTGAGACGCGTTTTTTGGCCAAAAAAAACTGACCCTGAGGCGCACGCCCTATGTATTTTCCATAGTTTTGTGCAGCAAGTTGTTGTACAGCATGCTTTTCAGGTTGTAAGTGTATGTAATTTCaatattaaaacatatataaagcgTATTTGTGTCTAAATATCGGGTAGATGATGctagaaaatatataaaaaaattaaaaatttatttGCACCTACCCTATGGCTTTTGTGCACTTAAAACCAAGATCTAACTAACAGCAAAATTAGGTTTGTAACATGAAACTTATTAATCAAGCAACCAAACAAGAATCAATTACTACTAACCCTATCTAAAAATTAACAACAAAATGAATAAGATGTAACGAGACGATCGAAAATGAAAGTCAAATCAATTTACGAAATCAAGTAAATAGAAATGAGATTTGGCTCATAATTCAGTAATGCATAAAATCAGAAACAAGTAGAAAGCacatcaaaattcaaatcaaATGAATCTGTGAATCGAACTCCGGTAACAATATGATTTGGATTTGAATTGAATTGATCGGTTAATTGAAGTAAATAAATATAGAAGAGGTTGAAGAATTATTACCGTTTATTTTATAGCATTGAATTGAATTGAGTGGATCCGAAAGAAAGAGAGACGGCGCAATTGGGGTTTTGAAACAAGGTTTGGCTCCAACAAAAAGCTGCCTCGCTGCTTAGGTCACCttcctttttttattttattcatttCTGTTTTTTAATTGTCAACTTTGGATAGATTCTTAGAGCATAGGGTGTGGTTTGGGTAGTCCTTTTAGGTCTATCCGTTACGTAGGCGTCACGTCACATTGGGTGAAGGATCATTCCTTTGGAGACTACCTAAGGGTGTGGAACACTACCCAACTTATAATAAAAACCAATATATAATAAAGGAGAGAGAGAGCACAAACCAATCAGCTGGCTCGTCTCCACCGGCCTGGTGGTGTCGTTTGCGCCGCGACGAGGGGGAGGGGGACGGTGTGGGACGAGGGCTCACGTTGGCTTCAGAGTTTAGCTTAAGCGCTTCTCCGAGAAACAATACCGTCGACTACCACTTGACAGCCATTGTGCCACTACAATAGTTGAACACTCTTTGGGACGAAAACCCGGGTGGACTCAGGAGAGAACCTGACACCTCCGCAAGGAGGCTAGGCTCTATCAATCATTGCATAATCCACTAAAGTGGCACAAATGGGGATGAGAACCTAAGCCTACGCACCACGAGAGCATAAGTGATGGATTACAAACAAGCAACTTTTCTAGTGAGGTTTACAACTATGTGCCCTtcaagaaaataataataataataactataacTAACAACTAATAAGTCGTAATCATGAGAAATGTTTTTTTTAACATTTCTCATGATTACGACTTATCAGTATGTATTACGTGTTTTTAAACCATTGTTCTCATTTTTAACAATTAAAATTAAGACGATGGAATAATTATATTTGAAAGGAAAGTTTAAAATCTTAAAATGACTTAAGGGGAAAGGagattatacgtatatgtgttctTTTGAGCTTTGCTTTCGTTTTATCAGTTATTTTAAAACCGAGTAACTTttatatagttgaaatatattcaaaaatttatgttatAAGTTTGAGATTTTAGTAAATTCTGGTCAAACAGAAAAAAGATCTGTGTTGCTTGATGATATAATTTCACGTCTAAATTGTTTAATTCCAACTATATTGGTAAACTAATTACAATGGTGCATTTAAACAAATTACAATAACGTGTCTAACGTACAATGATGTGTTCAAGTGGTCTAGGCCCAGTGCAGAACGATGTGTGTTATGTGATTATAATGGTGTGTCCAAACCATTAGAGCAATAAGTCTGAAACCCAATGCGGATGCATATACCCAAGGGCGGACCTAAAGTCaacccaaggtgggcgggcgcacccccggggaaaaaaaattagtgctaaATTCCTTCGAAAATCCCGTCCggaccccttggaatttttcgtccgcaccccttggaatttttcgaccgcaaCCTTGAAGTTTTTCGTctgcaccccttaggtaaaaagtgttatcaatttatattttaaacccaaatacccatacctttacccacttataattcctaactagctagcccactaagtcttagcccattaaccacccaacaatatttcaaactataataaaataattaaagcccaaaacctttagaaattctctccctctctctctctctctcttgcgtccctgcactgccaacgaacaacatcacccagcgacaacagtccagcagccggcAACCACCggaatcagccaccataccaccgtcgtttgacaccaaatttaaccggaatccgaacacgggtaagtttctttgttattttgacgattttggttgatattataggagaaaaaagggtaataaagttgttaaataggtttgaaattttatgtgttttgacgctgtttatggttgtttagatgatttttagggtgattatgttgtttatatatttttagggtgattacaacttacgttatgatttctagggcttgaatagttgaaagttaaaattgaaacattatgttatggagcgatgaacttatgttatataaagaaagaattgcttaagaaattagttttggatagatttcaaaaaatgaaaacccgtagggcgtcgacgttttaattatgtttgtaacaaggtttgacatgtttttgatgattatataaatttagtttgatgttcgtttattttacatgacccgacccgacccgatacgaaccgatttttacttatatacctaagggcctaaaatttttaaaaatgtttcgcacccccatggaaaaattcctgggtccgccactgcataTACCCTCCACATAAAATACATATGCGGAGCTCTAAATAGTTACAGAAAAATCACTTTCTACTATACCATACCCCCTATAGCTTTATTTGTGTATAATATCTTGGAATTTAGAAATAACGTGGTAAACTTGTTAGAAAGCCTTTCATATCACGTCATTTTTTTCtttgcaatttatttaaaacGACTTTGCACTGTGTACATATCTTTTTCTCATTAATATAGAACACACATTACACACTCCTAGTAGCACCTTGACCCGTTTATCGAAATCAACCCATATGACATTTCAGTTAAGATTgatgagtaaattactttttcaCTCCCAATATTTTGGTGGTTTTAACTACTTGAATccaaaattaaaaagtttaacgttTTGAGTCTTTAATCGCTTATTTTATAACGTTCTCAGTCCAATTTTTAACACTTgtacttttgattttggactcaagtggttaaaaccactaaaatacagggactcaaaacgttataaaatgagcggTTAGGAACTTGAaatgttaaactttttgattttgacctcaagtggttaaaaccactaaaataaagggactcaaaaagtaatttactcaagATTGATTAAAGAgtaattacaagttttgtcttttatgtttacaccaaattgcaggcggtgttctttgcctttaaaattgacgagttttgtacttaatgtttcaaaatcttgcatggTATGTCCTTCGAGCCTAATccagtttattattattattattattattattaaatctaGTCATGTGTCATGCACATGAGAGCATTCTTGTCATTAGACCATTCGAGGGGTTAGTatgtaaataatatatatatagggactgttttgtaaaaataaaaaagattttTACCTCTTTCTTCTGCACtccctctctctcacacacactctaACTTTCTCTCCGTCTttcctctatctctctctctctctaactttcTCTCCCTCTTTCTTCTATCTCTCTAAGCTCTCCACATTCTCTCTATAAAAAACCACTGCCAGAGTGGTGGGTTTAGCGGTAGGGGAAGATGTacggtgttgggtggtgaattgtgGTGTGTTTAGCGGTGGTGGGAGGCGTACGTTGATGGGTGGGTACGATGGTGATGATGGGTGGCGGTGAAGGATGTGTACGGTGGTGGGTTGTGGATGGTGAAGGTGGGTTtgcggtggtggaggtggtgttaGGGGTGTTGCAGGTGGTGGTGGACGGAGTGgtggttttggtggtggtgggAGGTGTACGGTGGTGGATTGTGGTGGGTTTAGCGGCGGTGGAAGGTGTATGGAGGTCAATTGTGTTGGTGCAATAATGATGATGGGTGGCAGTGGTCGGAGGTGTACGGTAGTGGGTGGGTGCGATGGTGATGATTGGTGGCAGCGGTGGGATGTGTATGGTGGTGGGTTGTAGATGGTGAGGGTGGGTTtgcggtggtggaggtggttTTAGGGGCGTTGAAGGTGGTAGTGGCCGGAGTGGTGGGTTCTGGATGGTGAAGGTGGGTTAggcggtggtgggaggtggtgttAGGGGTGTTGCAGGTAGATTGATGTTGAAGATAGGTAGAGTTacaaattattttgttttattttttaaaacgatattaaataaatggggtaaaaagactaaaatacccctgggtgaacagatttaacaaaaaaataaactaagttaggcTCAAAGAACATATCgtacaagattttgaaacattaagtacaaaacccgtcaattttaaaggcaaaggacaccgccagcaatttggtgtaaacataaaggagaaaacttgtaatttactcttgattAAACAACTACATTGTTTTTATGATTCAGTAActttatatatattatactagCTTATAaacccgtatattacacgggttgaatatcGAACAAATATAAATCATAAATTTGTGTATAGTTTTTATCAGCAAAATGACTTATTACTtaaaattgtgaaataaaatgtAAAGTTACATTTATCTATTCAAATACATTTTTTTAACTTTCATTTCTCTCTTGAGTCACTACAATGTATCTTATTATTACGACTGTAAAATAAGTAAAACTAAAAGAATAAAAACAACGATGATTAAACTagaaggggctgtttggtagcctctgaatggtcattaagaggctacctcttaatggaaccaaacaaattttaccaatgagaaggtagaagaatgtgacatgtgatgatttaccattcagaggttacctcttaaccattcagacttgaggttacctcttattcattcagaggttttaaaccattaagaggtagcatctgaatggtcattaagaggctaccaaacagcccctaagtgttTTTAAAAATAGGcaaattagatttaaataatcccagttttctcaatttggccgataataatcacAACTCAGTTATTGACCactaataatccgaactggtccacttttttGTCGATAATAGTCcaccgttaaaaatagcttaacggagttaagcttttttccgaattacaaacgaatgttttatggattttgatcagaacgaggatacaagTCGATTTATGAAAAACTTACATCGAAACGATGCttcaaacgacttgatttttgttaattagaagtttaaacacccgaattgaaacaccgttttcgtcgtttggggCAGTAGTTCGatgtaaattttacatcaatcaactcgtatcctcgttctaatcaaaagctctaaaacatcagtttgtaattcggaaaaaaaaacttaactccgttaagctatttttaacccagactattatcggccaaaaatGGACCAGTTctgattattatcggccaataactgagttggaattattatcggccaaattgagaaagttgggattatttaaatccaatttgccttaaaAATAAGTTGAGTTGACATACAAGCTTTAAAACATCTTTGAGCTTCCATCAAATCCACATTTTTTTGAACGACGAAAATCACCAAACCTGCCCTTTGCAGACTATCCCCTTGGTACATCAACTCCACATTCAGAACATATGCTTAGATAGAACTTATATCAAACATCAATCTTAATCTtacaaatcaaaaacaaaaacctaaatgCAAATGATTACTAGGATCCAGTGATGATCATGATTAACAAAGATATCACCTCCCTCTACCAGGACCCGCAGCTCCACGACCAGCAGCCTGCGCCTGCATAGCAGCAAATCACCATCACTTCAAATGTTTTCAATGAGATAGATTCTCCTCAAAATCTCCTTCATTTACTACTCAGGCCGGATggatattttatttatttaagtgCTTGTATTAAAATTACAAATCTACACCAAAACACAAGTTATATTGCAAATCTACACCAAAATTGTAAATATTTTATCAAATTAGTTATGACGCTGTCCAGTCAACCAACAGAAACATTAGTTGGGACTAGTTCAAGAGGATTAACAGTTTCCCTTTATGAAGGAAACTAATAACAACTCTGACACGTAAATGACACATAATAGCAGATCTTTGATAAAAATATAGAATCACAAGATACGAATCCAGCTGGATGGATCCAACATGAATCCAGCTTTGTGAGCAACAAAGATTGGGATTATGATGTGTACGAATTTCAACATGTTTACTTATgaatgggtcggtttgggtctcAAACAGATCAAGTCAAAACTTTCATTAACAAAGAACGTGTCAAAGGTCATCTTAAGTCTATTTTTTATGCATGAAATTTCCTAGGTTGTTTTTATTCCAAGATCAAGAATACTAAAGTG
The sequence above is drawn from the Helianthus annuus cultivar XRQ/B chromosome 12, HanXRQr2.0-SUNRISE, whole genome shotgun sequence genome and encodes:
- the LOC110894746 gene encoding uncharacterized protein LOC110894746 — its product is MINSEINTTDLGTNVPGTTAFHKQPVFAAKKVALREVQQNNNNNITRDIHSERLLPVDGQLFADASKTCGAKRATPDYAPSPILTNNLAHERFNLLHSKHEGYHGKNVGYSQSASVPHIKQEMSQINGNNMRYGSLVVPNQMASKVSVSRFKEYNEEQRTDRLVNLQNFINQCDGSEYKDNIQLLLRLSPLELSRHAVELEKRAIQLTIEEGKEMQRMQALNILGKSSITRNSMPITQHIQHKN